ttttcttggaCGTGATCGCGTAGATGCATTTTGGCACTTGCTTCAGCCATACGAATAATACTTTCTATATGTCGTACCGTAATTGGTAAACTTCCAGTAGCCTGAAAGTGATTAAAATAAAgattatataattataaaaataaaattcattacaACTTACATATTTTTACTTACCAAACTTTCTTGCCTTAACTGACTGTACAATTTCGCCACTTTATCTTGATCAATATTTGTTAATTTAGGGTGAATATTTTGTCGTGAATAAACAATGTATTTTTTTAAAAGGTCTTGCGGAATAGATATGTCATTTGCATTGTCTTCTGTAGGCGTAATTTTTTCTGCATTAGTTGGATGATGTCTaatatgagaattgacaacaaacTTAGCTAAGTGCCGATCTTGCATAGGATCTATTTCGTCTTTAACCACACAGAGAATATCGAAACGTGATAAAATTGGTTCCGACAGATCCACCTGAATGTAATAGTTCGAATATAAGTATTGTCTACCATAGTTTCATTAATTTCACTTAAATGTAGTGCCTTACATTCTCCGAAAATGTGAGACTAGCATCGTATCTTCCACCAATAGGATTAGACGCGGCAATCACTGAACATCTAGCGTTCAATGACGTGACAATGCCTACTTTCGAAATAGAAATACTTTGTTGTTCCATAGCTTCGTGAATAGACGTTCTATCTTGATCATTCATCTGGAAATACAATAACCATGCTACTCATTGCAAATACTGAATAGAAATTGTGTATTTACCTTATCAAACTCGTCAATGAGACAAATTCCATGATCAGCAAGTACCAAAGCACCAGCTTCTAAAGTCCATTCACGCGTTTGCGGCGATTTTCTTACGAAAGCTGTCAAACCAACAGCTGAAGCTCCTTGGCCTGTAGTAAATACTGACCTAGGTGCTATCTTTTCAACATATTTTAAAAACTGAGATTTAGCTGTTCCTGGATCACCACACAGTAAGACATTAATGTCTCCTCTGACTTTGTGTTTATTACCTAGACATcgaattataaaattaatattgaattacataataaaatatgtcttttaaaaataatatcgaAAAATTAAATACCAGGATTTTTCGGTTCACCACCAAATATTGCCAGCGCCAATGCTCTTTTTGTATATTCATGCCCATAAATCGAAGGTGCAATGCTAGCAACAATGCGATCCGTAATTCGATGATCTTTACTCAGAGCAATAATACTAGAGATATCTTCCTCTGTTAATGATTCTACAATTTCTTTTGAATCTTTTACTTGCAAATGGTTAGCTAACAAAACTGTTGCAAATACTGGGAAACCCTGATGCATGGGATGAACACAAATTAATTAATATGAAATTGTTAAAATGATTGTATATAAATGTTTCTGTTACCTGTTCCGTATTTAAAGAACCATCATAACTATTTGTGTAAATAGCAGTAACATCTACTTCATCTCCAGGCTTACAGCGGTCGCAAAGATCTGAGAGAAGAATGCATTCTTTGCTACGAGGTATTCTTCCCGCAGAAATTTTACCTGGTGATTCTTGAATCGTAACTTTTTGGTAATTTCTATATATTGTTTGCTCCATATTAATCTATaattagtgtgaatataattgtAATAGATATAGTTCTACATGGAACCAAAATGATTTAATAATTGATAGTACCATAAAAGGTCCGACACTTTGACACTCAGGACAAGATCCTGGCTTAACTTCGGTGTTCTGATTTTGTGTGAAAGGTCCAAGAACATATCCACACTTCGTACAATCGTATTTTACGACTGACAATTGCGGCAATACTCCCGTCGTTGTAGTAACAACTCCCAGAGTACGCACCAATTGATTCAGATGTAATTTCCTAACATTTATGAtcatgtttgttattatttatTACATTATTAAATGTTGCATTCAATGCAGTGTTATTTATTACCTAAATGTTCGTATTTCTTCTATTAAAGGTAATTCTGATATCCTGACATGAATTTCACTTGTAACTCTTTCATAACTTGGAAATATTGTCAATACCAATTCTTTTGCTACTTCATCAAAT
The Calliopsis andreniformis isolate RMS-2024a chromosome 8, iyCalAndr_principal, whole genome shotgun sequence DNA segment above includes these coding regions:
- the Mcm2 gene encoding DNA replication licensing factor Mcm2; this translates as MTSPAPEIDEPFEDESELLGNDNDNINAEQEEEEGEELFGDNMENDYRAMPALDRYDPDVVDDEVYSEMSQGERAAAEAAMRKRDRAAGIIRDDRYLLYDESDEEEVHARKRRMAEKAATGELADVEMIESIENLEDTKGYSIKEWVSMLGPRTEISNRFKSFLRTHTNSKGQYMYKERIRHMCESNQSSFVVEFPILASKEHVLAYFLPEAPFQMLEIFDEVAKELVLTIFPSYERVTSEIHVRISELPLIEEIRTFRKLHLNQLVRTLGVVTTTTGVLPQLSVVKYDCTKCGYVLGPFTQNQNTEVKPGSCPECQSVGPFMINMEQTIYRNYQKVTIQESPGKISAGRIPRSKECILLSDLCDRCKPGDEVDVTAIYTNSYDGSLNTEQGFPVFATVLLANHLQVKDSKEIVESLTEEDISSIIALSKDHRITDRIVASIAPSIYGHEYTKRALALAIFGGEPKNPGNKHKVRGDINVLLCGDPGTAKSQFLKYVEKIAPRSVFTTGQGASAVGLTAFVRKSPQTREWTLEAGALVLADHGICLIDEFDKMNDQDRTSIHEAMEQQSISISKVGIVTSLNARCSVIAASNPIGGRYDASLTFSENVDLSEPILSRFDILCVVKDEIDPMQDRHLAKFVVNSHIRHHPTNAEKITPTEDNANDISIPQDLLKKYIVYSRQNIHPKLTNIDQDKVAKLYSQLRQESLATGSLPITVRHIESIIRMAEASAKMHLRDHVQENDINLAIRMMLESFIETQKYSVMKSMRQTFQKYLSFKKDHSELLYYILRQVTLDTLAFQKAFHGNRITTIEISEKDLLDRAKQIDIYNLQPFYESDIFKSNNFVYDSKRKVIVQTLPESIDE